In Amyelois transitella isolate CPQ chromosome 28, ilAmyTran1.1, whole genome shotgun sequence, the following are encoded in one genomic region:
- the LOC106139361 gene encoding collagenase — MKFLVVLVALAAAVLAEEPIFKDYHQEIGVSLAAKIKAREEAADFDGSRITGGNAAALGSHPHLGGLVITLTTGQTSVCGSSLLSNTRSVTAAHCWRHGNSQARQFVVVLGSLRLFSGGVRVTTSNVAVHANYNQNNLNNDIAIITLSWVTYTNVIQPIGLPTSQTNNLFVGTWAWAAGFGATGDNSPITNNQFLSEVSLQVITNAVCASTYGNSVVASSVICVSGQGRSTCGGDSGGPLWVWVGNNRNLIGITSFGHVSGCQRNFPAGFVRVTSFISWIQARL; from the exons ATGAAATTCTTGGTCGTCTTAGTCGCCCTCGCAGCCGCTGTGCTGGCCGAAGAGCCGATCTTCAAGGACTACCATCAGGAGATCGGTGTGTCCTTAGCAGCTAAGATCAAGGCTCGCGAAGAAGCCGCCGACTTCGACGGCTCCAGGATCACCGGGGGCAATGCTGCCGCCTTAGGATCTCACCCGCACTTG GGTGGTCTAGTCATCACACTCACCACCGGCCAGACCTCCGTCTGCGGCTCCTCCCTCCTCTCCAACACGCGCTCGGTCACCGCCGCCCACTGCTGGAGACACGGCAACAGCCAAGCTCGCCAGTTCGTCGTGGTCCTCGGCTCCCTGCGTCTCTTCTCCGGCGGTGTCCGCGTCACCACCTCCAACGTCGCTGTGCACGCTAACTACAACCAGAACAATTTGAACAACGACATTGCTATCATTACCCTTAGCTGGGTCACTTACACCA ACGTCATCCAGCCAATTGGACTCCCCACTAGCCAGACTAACAACCTCTTCGTTGGCACATGGGCTTGGGCTGCAGGATTTGGAGCCACTGGTgata acAGCCCTATCACCAACAACCAGTTCCTGAGCGAGGTCTCCCTGCAAGTGATCACCAACGCTGTGTGCGCCTCCACTTACGGCAACTCTGTGGTCGCCAGCTCCGTCATCTGCGTGAGCGGCCAGGGCCGCAGCACCTGCGGCGGGGACTCCGGCGGCCCCCTGTGGGTGTGGGTCGGCAACAATCGCAACCTG ATTGGTATCACCTCCTTCGGTCACGTGAGCGGCTGCCAGCGCAACTTCCCCGCCGGCTTCGTCAGAGTCACTTCCTTCATCTCCTGGATCCAGGCTCGTCTTTGA